In Sphingobacterium sp. lm-10, one DNA window encodes the following:
- a CDS encoding SH3 domain-containing protein — MPLTAKYAALIDLLNSLKVDQLEIHEENDILHISGVTSSVDAKHKAWDLYNRIDPNYISDDLALELTVQTDEVLKVATVTAHDEPFIAVRRGPGVNQPVLAELKDGDRIDILGLTNQNWCLVKVADKTEGYCYIDYLSV, encoded by the coding sequence ATGCCATTAACTGCTAAATACGCTGCACTAATTGATCTTTTAAATTCCTTAAAGGTCGATCAATTGGAGATTCATGAGGAAAATGATATATTACACATCTCGGGTGTTACTTCTTCGGTAGATGCGAAACATAAGGCCTGGGATTTGTACAACCGAATTGATCCGAATTATATTTCAGATGACTTGGCATTAGAACTCACGGTACAAACAGATGAAGTTCTAAAAGTAGCTACAGTAACAGCTCACGACGAACCATTTATAGCCGTAAGACGGGGTCCAGGTGTTAATCAACCTGTGTTAGCCGAATTAAAGGACGGAGATCGTATCGACATTTTAGGATTGACCAATCAAAATTGGTGTTTGGTAAAAGTAGCGGATAAGACAGAAGGTTATTGCTATATCGATTACCTATCGGTATAG
- a CDS encoding DUF6686 family protein: MICPLANVEKVFDTEHGVVYQCSRQNCYWLEFQGTTTAFKISDLFLFKKRIDTIDIESMLSESSRSYDFEIVMPFRTDRCYLLNVSDILNLREVLAGTKFMIQLNSEVKRCLRRGCVIA; the protein is encoded by the coding sequence ATGATCTGTCCGTTAGCAAATGTGGAAAAGGTGTTCGATACAGAACACGGTGTGGTGTACCAGTGCAGCCGTCAAAACTGTTATTGGTTGGAATTTCAAGGAACAACTACTGCTTTTAAAATTTCAGATCTTTTCTTATTTAAAAAACGCATCGATACGATAGATATTGAATCTATGCTTTCCGAATCATCACGCTCGTATGACTTTGAGATCGTAATGCCTTTTCGTACCGATCGTTGCTACCTCTTGAACGTATCAGATATCCTCAATCTTAGGGAAGTACTAGCGGGTACAAAGTTTATGATTCAGCTAAATAGCGAAGTAAAACGCTGTTTGCGTCGTGGTTGTGTGATTGCCTAA